From a region of the Podospora pseudopauciseta strain CBS 411.78 chromosome 7 map unlocalized CBS411.78m_7, whole genome shotgun sequence genome:
- a CDS encoding uncharacterized protein (EggNog:ENOG503P6J8) produces the protein MDTTLGSEYGHDDLFSNYVDDVYDSIYPDLDPSETTSQPTHTLPEVAQNPPTTETAQRNTFIFGSDNNTIIQNTARQVWNSNAMNSFYDIFRAPSPVSGNTQDLVTETPATQNLMGPQNKPRTLSDKLRQGKKIILSCRNDGKVKNEDPADIYEKPPTVQAWGPLIKHARVTEHLFEYCRYYVELNPAKRFTQDELILFMKGTECPNPERKLTVWIQNSPSQVNGRYAMGGNSAKCRYKHCPGNFTIWKGFLRIAFDEFSDKTGLHLDPFHNAGYMHLHCFEKIFDLAYLIHYGAAQHGFQIKPDVRTFPIESRNPMSLLRDHPQMLNAYYQWLRDNKQRCDLLFMAQADHDGFHIPSPPSHHTTLGYKLTMYHLSHEVSHRVNMRENRGGAHIGIHKGNLERFMHIKAKMRDGKNNVNKRRSRDDDKEEEEGDTQDSITYNPRPTKRPRGCKVASIDTSVDSTPTPVNIPFNTDLNTNPIVMGNFNYQIPDFNMMGMEMGMGNLTGFPLNFNTYPVITNPQQRILPTTTISPTTLQSPGPRTRLRSREMSTSLVGFLNTHPNLTLTQAQEIGAAIADEPSYIQDNILSAVQPETANTLLRDGIVPEVGSKIKKLNKRQLKDLERVIERIEKNGNMTRASSMW, from the coding sequence atgGATACCACCCTCGGATCAGAGTATGGTCATGATGACCTCTTCTCTAACTACGTTGACGATGTCTATGACTCGATCTACCCGGACTTGGACCCATCGGAGACCACATCTCAACCTACTCACACACTCCCGGAGGTTGCCCAGAACCCTCCCACCACTGAAACTGCTCAGCGGAACACTTTCATCTTTGGTTCCGATaacaacaccatcattcAAAACACTGCTCGGCAGGTGTGGAACTCTAACGCCATGAATTCTTTCTACGATATCTTTAGGGCTCCCTCCCCGGTTTCTGGTAACACCCAAGACCTCGTCACTGAAACCCCCGCAACTCAAAACCTCATGGGCCCTCAAAACAAGCCTCGAACCCTGTCGGACAAGCTTCGCCAGGGCAAGAAGATCATTCTCAGCTGCAGGAACGACGGAAAGGTCAAGAACGAGGACCCTGCCGACATCTACGAGAAGCCCCCCACTGTTCAAGCCTGGGGCCCTCTTATCAAGCACGCTAGGGTTACTGAACATCTCTTTGAGTACTGCAGGTATTACGTCGAGTTGAATCCGGCCAAGCGATTCACCCAGGATGAACTCATCCTCTTCATGAAGGGTACTGAGTGCCCCAACCCGGAGAGAAAACTCACCGTTTGGATCCAGAACTCACCTTCTCAGGTCAACGGCCGGTACGCCATGGGCGGCAACTCCGCCAAGTGCCGGTATAAGCATTGCCCCGGTAATTTCACCATCTGGAAGGGTTTTCTCCGAATTGCCTTTGATGAGTTCTCCGACAAGACCGGTCTCCATCTCGATCCCTTTCACAATGCAGGCTACATGCATCTTCACTGTTTTGAAAAGATTTTTGATCTTGCCTACCTTATTCACTACGGCGCTGCCCAGCATGGATTTCAAATCAAGCCCGATGTGCGGACCTTCCCCATCGAGTCCAGAAATCCCATGTCTCTACTCCGCGATCACCCCCAGATGCTCAATGCCTACTATCAATGGCTGCGGGACAACAAGCAGCGCTGTGATCTACTCTTTATGGCACAGGCTGACCATGACGGCTTCCATATCCCTAGCCCACCTTCGCACCACACTACCCTCGGGTACAAGCTCACCATGTACCACCTTTCCCATGAGGTATCGCACAGGGTGAATATGCGTGAGAACCGCGGTGGCGCACATATTGGTATTCACAAGGGTAACCTGGAACGTTTCATGCACATCAAAGCCAAGATGCGGGATGGAAAAAACAACGTCAACAAACGGCGGTCCCGTGATGatgacaaggaggaggaggaaggcgacACTCAGGATAGCATTACTTATAACCCTAGGCCTACCAAGAGGCCTAGGGGTTGCAAGGTTGCTTCCATCGACACCTCCGTCGACTCTACTCCTACTCCGGTCAACATCCCCTTCAACACTGACCTCAATACCAACCCCATTGTCATGGGTAACTTCAATTACCAGATCCCTGACTTCAacatgatggggatggagatggggatggggaatcTCACCGGCTTCCCACTCAACTTCAACACCTACCCCGTCATTACTAACCCACAGCAGCGCATCCTTCCTACCACCACAAtttcccccaccaccctccaatcCCCCGGACCTCGCACGCGCCTTAGAAGCCGTGAGATGtccacctccctcgtcggcttcctcaacacccaccccaatCTCACCCTTACTCAAGCCCAAGAGATCGGTGCGGCTATCGCTGACGAGCCCTCTTACATCCAGGACAACATCCTCTCGGCTGTTCAGCCTGAGACGGCCAACACCCTCCTGCGGGATGGGATTGTCCCGGAGGTGGGAAGCAAGATCAAGAAGTTGAATAAAAGGCAGCTGAAGGATCTGGAGAGGGTGATTGAGAGGATTGAGAAGAATGGAAATATGACGAGGGCTTCGAGTATGTGGTAG
- a CDS encoding uncharacterized protein (COG:S; EggNog:ENOG503PFW8) has protein sequence MAMATATADTILTRSPSLLTAASGPGGGAVASAPASTTTANKCGADFLFPKNLDFFYHLDILTVSYRSTLANPTLSCWCGGQDGKAAVQKLSTRHASPFNGSARLQLNFSSTNAPCWFELTSESGDCGDVSDRFVVLTNQRPATGTSPIVSISTPVPVPAAPRRTTTTTGRQKHLQLRAETTSTAPTTVVSEPSEPQAGGDSLSSGAKAGIGIGISLICVAIVAVIAMVFFRRRRRGQDADHLGAIMDHERGKGRKPEKRSPGAPSIVSARSDEEALFPIQPVYDGFPGSMGYEDVRSLHSLTSHSHSPTNGHHSPTAPHQNSYWSPPQERSMEADELAAARLKSQHNTAIPPVISYGPNPVTPTLPRPTPRVIELERRTSPHSSPDSIAAVPVVPIMPIVPDFPEYPDYTGYNIPAPAPAAVPSRPSSIPEQLPHPHPSPPRHTVSPNVVTSYGPNRVTPTPQVVSPTVPPDDTMINRRYQEQTYHEPNYPEQQPPYQVPAIAEVSEQNHDRNDYHHHHHERQFSWDESPLLGASSPVGGLPPYASQIEFEAMTKGAIRNMPEPQAGAELPPTKDGYYPEFHPMTQVELPGEAPQLPFQVYSVQQQDSSSGRRGAGAGAGAGAGAGMVVAEQKVLISADLFSDADMRLFMEQKAKAREKRRREMEMEKGEGTAEGR, from the exons atggcgatggcgacggcgacggcggaCACCATCCTAACGAGAAGCCCGAGTCTGCTGACAGCAGCTTCTGGAcctggcggcggcgccgtCGCAAGCGCACCCGCTTCCACAACGACCGCGAACAAGTGCGGAGCCGACTTTCTCTTTCCCAAGAACCTCGACTTCTTCTATCATCTCGACATCCTGACCGTCTCGTACCGGTCCACCCTTGCCAATCCCACTCTGTCGTGTTGGTGTGGAGGTCAAGACGGCAAAGCAGCCGTCCAGA AGCTCAGCACCCGCCATGCCAGCCCGTTCAACGGCTCCGCTCGCCTTCAACTGAACTTTTCCTCCACCAACGCTCCCTGCTGGTTCGAGCTCACCTCAGAGTCTGGGGATTGTGGAGACGTTAGCGATAGGTTTGTGGTCTTGACGAATCAGCGCCCAGCGACCGGCACTTCGCCGATAGTCTCAATATCGACGCCCGTACCCGTACCTGCCGCGCCGAGACGGACAACTACAACGACCGGCCGGCAGAAACATCTGCAGCTTCGAGCAGAAACAACCTCGACGGCCCCCACAACCGTCGTCTCAGAACCTTCGGAACCCCAGGCCGGGGGAGACAGTCTCAGCTCTGGAGCCAAAGCTGGTATCGGCATTGGCATCAGCCTTATCTGTGTCGCCATTGTCGCCGTTATCGCCATGGTATTCTTCAGGCGCCGTCGCCGAGGCCAGGATGCCGATCACCTCGGTGCCATCATGGATCATGAACGTGGCAAGGGGAGGAAACCGGAGAAGCGCAGTCCTGGCGCGCCCTCGATAGTGTCGGCAAGGTCGGACGAAGAGGCACTGTTTCCCATACAGCCGGTCTACGATGGGTTTCCGGGGTCGATGGGATACGAAGATGTTCGCTCGCTACATTCTCTCACCAGCCACTCTCACTCACCAACAAACGGCCATCACTCGCCAACAGCACCCCACCAAAACAGCTACTGGTCGCCGCCGCAGGAACGAAGCATGGAGGCAGATGAACTCGCCGCTGCTCGTCTGAAatcacaacacaacacagcCATCCCCCCGGTCATCTCATACGGCCCTAACCCCGTCACCCCAACATTACCGCGACCTACACCACGAGTGATAGAACTAGAGAGGAGGACCTCTCCCCACAGCTCACCAGACAGCATAGCAGCCGTCCCGGTGGTACCAATAATGCCGATCGTGCCTGATTTCCCAGAATATCCCGATTACACGGGCTATAACATCCCGGCCccggcaccagcagcagtccCATCCAGGCCATCATCAATACCCGAACAACTACCACATCCgcacccctccccaccgcgaCATACTGTGTCGCCCAACGTCGTCACATCTTATGGTCCCAACCGAGTaacaccaaccccacaaGTGGTCTCCCCCACCGTTCCTCCAGACGACACCATGATCAACCGCCGCTACCAAGAGCAAACCTACCACGAACCCAACTACCCAGAACAGCAGCCCCCCTACCAAGTCCCCGCGATCGCCGAGGTATCAGAACAAAACCATGACCGAAACgattaccaccaccaccaccacgaacGTCAATTCTCCTGGGACgaatcccccctcctcggcgccTCCTCACCCGTAGGCGGCCTCCCCCCTTATGCCTCCCAGATCGAGTTCGAAGCCATGACCAAGGGAGCCATCCGCAACATGCCCGAACCCCAAGCCGGAGCGGAACTACCCCCCACAAAGGACGGGTACTACCCCGAATTCCACCCCATGACGCAGGTTGAGCTCCCGGGCGAGGCACCCCAGCTGCCGTTCCAGGTCTACAGCGTGCAGCAGCAGGACTCTTCatctgggaggaggggagcgggggcgggagcgggggcgggggcgggggcggggatggtggtggcggagcAGAAGGTGCTGATTTCGGCGGATTTGTTTTCGGATGCGGACATGAGGTTGTTTATGGAGCAGAAggcgaaggcgagggagaagaggaggagggagatggagatggaaaagggggaggggacagCAGAAGGTAGGTAA
- a CDS encoding uncharacterized protein (COG:S; EggNog:ENOG503Q3VJ), which translates to MAAENTSNWESKIQRNPHPDFKAVEASRPPFDTTKTFSYTQTPQPSWTFGAGANHLSTRQDKEKPHRQIDPYSPTRPAHLNYKLLISAIVPRPIAFVSTVSPDGKVTNLAPFSYFTVISHDPPLFIIGFASSLVNPDPTKAKDTLRQLDEVKECTINIISESFLEAANSTAINAPYGVSEWDVSGLTPVYDCEHVKAPRVKEAVFSIEGKLESLRGFESKSTPGKVSSTMAVVEGVKFWAREDAINEEGSLLDIEVLRPISRLGGITYGRVTEGMELPRPDFAKDLGGHEGAAKLERREQVN; encoded by the coding sequence ATGGCCGCCGAAAACACCTCCAACTGGGAGTCCAAAATCCAACGCAACCCTCACCCCGACTTCAAAGCCGTTGAAgcctcccgccccccctttgacaccaccaaaaccttTTCCTACACCCAAACACCCCAGCCCTCCTGGACATTTGGTGCTGGCGccaaccacctctccacccGACAAGACAAAGAGAAACCCCACCGCCAAATCGACCCCTACTCCCCCACCCGCCCAGCCCACCTCAACTACAAACTCCTCATCTCAGCCATCGTCCCCCGTCCCATCGCCTTCGTCTCAACAGTCTCCCCCGATGGCAAAGTAACCAACCTCGCCCCCTTCAGTTACTTCACCGTCATCTCCCACGACCCCcctctcttcatcatcggctTTGCCTCCTCCCTGGTGAACCCTGACCCCACCAAAGCAAAGGACACCCTCCGCCAGCTTGACGAAGTAAAAGAGtgcaccatcaacatcattTCTGAAAGCTTCCTCGAGGCGGCGAAttccaccgccatcaacgcGCCGTACGGGGTGTCAGAGTGGGATGTTAGCGGTCTGACGCCCGTGTATGATTGCGAGCATGTCAAGGCgccgagggtgaaggaggcggtTTTCAGCATTGAGGGCAAGTTGGAGAGTCTGAGGGGGTTTGAGAGCAAGAGCACGCCTGGGAAGGTGAGCAGTACCAtggcggtggttgagggTGTCAAGTtctgggcgagggaggatgcGATCAatgaggaggggagtttGCTGGATATTGAGGTTTTGAGGCCGATAAGCAGGTTGGGCGGGATCACCTATGGGAGGGTGACGGAGGGCATGGAGCTGCCGAGGCCGGATTTTGCGAAAGATCTTGGGGGCCACGAGGGGGCGGCCaagttggagaggagggagcaggTGAACTGA
- a CDS encoding uncharacterized protein (EggNog:ENOG503P0BW), whose protein sequence is MARRSARLASAQRAMKPSHEEPVLAAVAERDDTPAESAAVQNIDAVVASPAPAPGPTPTKLPATPAGKVSRIKPPATEMHPAKYHPTMAPPSSGLRLGFTDIVKPTSSRSDALPGAIQSTPTKIAVPSSSFTFRQPGHLDMKLGPEAQRMMDQIRDQAAKIKVELAAQREAEKAEEEQINNRKIATAKGKAGRFSSAHMNEFMKMDSIANHPSAFRAQSNRITPLKQGVKRSQSKANLDEPEHARSKQSTPVSTIPKANQRVDEVESPIKRARQHIEDDATTKRPISRDASAIPMPKSSSNMALPRSKSNLASLMTPTKSSLARSSSTIVKTPVRGSLLRSPSKPALGGLIKSATTSNIAAVTAVEKETTKTVEVKSSKAVLFTTDDLKSPKAGVSTAEPKSPEVAVEVKTPKSRFEQVKSLFRRSQASAAKPKSTIPMPSALGSKTPAPPRLEKELPPVPMTTPARKLTKRVAFTPDTQHAAMAQNSPSPVKSGVPVPAVRQPLGEVHYPSLDGVLAEQSAEDVSYPDLSTVRPLPDAPTETKAPSAEPSVPGTFSFRGDNTISFGGPSSSFGSSPGQASIRPVRPSILPTENMPGSFPRTSSSTTVSNKENEAPRTVFVALPHGMTNKKRHRVTSDEEEEEAEREAADRAAKKRKQVPEGDALLAPRLVAASAKKTGMQSASPRKMAALPGRAPGTPSPMKKKTTGGGISLSRLQALSRPKVRK, encoded by the exons ATGGCCCGCCGTTCAGCGCGCCTGGCGAGCGCCCAAAGG GCGATGAAGCCGTCCCATGAGGAACCAGTCCTAGCTGCCGTCGCCGAGCGAGATGACACTCCCGCCGAGAGTGCCGCGGTTCAAAACATTGATGCTGTCGTTGCGTccccagccccagctccCGGCCCAACTCCTACCAAGCTGCCCGCGACACCAGCTGGCAAGGTTTCTCGCATTAAACCTCCTGCCACAGAAATGCATCCTGCCAAATACCATCCGACCATGGCGCCACCTTCGTCCGGTCTGCGTCTAGGCTTCACCGACATTGTCAAGCCCACTTCTTCTCGCAGCGATGCACTTCCCGGCGCCATTCAATCTACACCCACCAAGATTGCAgtcccatcttcctcttttaCATTCAGACAACCCGGTCACTTAGATATGAAACTCGGGCCTGAGGCTCAGCGCATGATGGACCAAATCCGCGATCAGGCCGCCAAAATCAAAGTCGAGTTGGCCGCCCAGCGCGAGGCAGAGAAGGCCGAAGAAGAGCAGATTAACAATCGCAAAATTGCTACTGCCAAAGGCAAGGCCGGCCGTTTCAGCTCAGCCCATATGAACGAGTTCATGAAAATGGACTCGATCGCAAACCATCCCTCAGCCTTCAGAGCCCAGTCGAACCGCATTACACCACTCAAACAAGGCGTCAAGCGCAGCCAATCCAAGGCCAATCTCGACGAACCCGAGCATGCTCGTTCTAAGCAGTCCACTCCAGTCTCGACGATTCCCAAGGCCAATCAGCGTGTTGACGAGGTCGAGTCTCCTATCAAGCGTGCTCGTCAGCATATCGAGGACGATGCCACGACGAAGCGTCCAATTTCACGAGATGCGAGCGCAATTCCGATGCCCAAGTCGTCTTCTAACATGGCCCTACCTCGGTCCAAATCTAATCTTGCATCGTTGATGACCCCAACCAAATCTTCGCTTGCTCGATCGAGCAGCACCATTGTCAAGACCCCTGTACGTGGCTCGCTTCTGCGTTCACCCTCCAAGCCTGCGCTGGGCGGTCTCATCAAGTCTGCCACGACGAGCAACATTGCGGCCGTTACTGCCGTTGAGAAGGAGACGACCAAGACGGTTGAGGTCAAAAGCTCAAAGGCAGTGCTTTTTACCACTGATGATCTCAAGAGCCCCAAGGCAGGTGTTTCGACAGCCGAGCCCAAGAGTCCTGAGGTGGCCGTCGAGGTCAAGACCCCCAAGAGCCGCTTCGAGCAGGTCAAGTCTCTGTTTCGCCGCTCCCAGGCCAGTGCTGCGAAGCCTAAAAGCACTATTCCGATGCCCTCTGCTCTTGGTTCCAAGACACCAGCCCCTCCTCGTCTGGAAAAGGAGCTTCCTCCAGTCCCCATGACCACCCCTGCCCGCAAGCTCACTAAGCGTGTGGCTTTCACCCCCGACACTCAACATGCTGCGATGGCTCAGAACTCTCCATCGCCGGTCAAGTCTGGCGTCCCCGTTCCCGCTGTCAGGCAGCCACTTGGAGAGGTCCATTACCCATCGTTGGACGGCGTCCTGGCTGAGCAGAGCGCCGAGGATGTGTCTTACCCCGACCTCTCCACCGTCCGCCCCCTCCCAGATGCGCCCACCGAAACCAAGGCCCCCTCCGCCGAGCCATCCGTCCCAGGCACATTCTCCTTCCGCGGTGACAACACCATCAGCTTCGGCGGTCCATCCTCTTCATTCGGCTCCTCCCCCGGGCAAGCTAGTATCCGCCCCGTCCGCCCATCTATTCTGCCCACGGAGAACATGCCTGGCAGCTTCCCCCGCACTTCATCGTCGACGACGGTTTCAAACAAGGAGAATGAAGCCCCGCGCACGGTGTTTGTCGCTCTGCCTCATGGCATGACGAACAAGAAGCGACATCGTGTTAcgtcggatgaggaggaggaagaagcggAGCGAGAGGCGGCGGATAgggcggccaagaagaggaagcaaGTTCCCGAGGGGGATGCGTTGCTTGCTCCGAGGCTGGTTGCCGCGAGCGCGAAGAAGACGGggatgcaaagtgctagTCCTAGGAAGATGGCGGCTTTGCCTGGTCGCGCGCCCGGGACGCCGAGcccgatgaagaagaagactaCGGGAGGTGGGATTAGTCTTAGTCGGTTGCAGGCTTTGTCGAGGCCAAAGGTGAGGAAGTAA
- the PDE1 gene encoding 3',5'-cyclic-nucleotide phosphodiesterase pde1 (COG:T; EggNog:ENOG503NZCR; BUSCO:EOG092620FM), with the protein MGGGGGTEVANGEEAVVSATHNNTNVGDDAAQQQQQPALHVIVLGSGGGPFENNVTSFLVRSVSSKWGRSSVVAFDAGVHLGAIAKILEDTQPMTLTQESLPHTLTTGPFAGLEINNVSPKANALDIVQDLVETYVISHPHLDHIAGLVVNTAGMRRPKRLAGLPVTIEGFKKHIFNNIIWPNLSDENNGHGLITYMRLVEGGSPALGEGDTRGYLEIGDGLAIKVFSVSHGHCVEKHSHRGSTTSMRHGSFDGSSLGPASFDLRGSMSGRRSPSRSIALGLNHPGTSISLPPFIQLQQQERAQSVAPGRTSSLSDRLPLEESYCVYDSSAYFFQHVPTGREILMFGDVEPDSESLTPRNLFVWQIAAPKIAAGKLTAIFIECSYDNSVTRDRLYGHLAPRYLAEEMTALAKEVLAAKNAPPAPPPPQTYPSSRRPSHASVMPKSRRASHAENVLYPQSRRGSITSAPAADNKKRKREAGGVSGLEDGASIQLSKRKSTPQPQVKTEGTGAGNTKQPEKEDHPISPRTVQPNRRAVDGTVPQDYFLQGGNNQGGGNQPPTPHLATPTGELSLSDVEPAGVRPPQEDVNMQEGPATPLSNDPHATLAESVEGDGDDENQDKEMMEEENELRGLLRGLKVVIIHVKDKLGEDGVEAREVIQEELREVERGLGLGCEFVVCRQGDSLFL; encoded by the exons AtggggggcggaggaggaactGAGGTCGCaaatggggaggaggctgttgttTCTGCCAcgcacaacaacaccaatgttggagatgatgcagcacagcaacaacaacaacctgcGCTGCATGTCATTGTTCTT GGCTCGGGAGGCGGGCCGTTCGAAAATAATGTCACCTCGTTCTTAGTACGGTCTGTCTCGTCAAAATGGGGCAGGAGTTCGGTGGTTGCTTTTGATGCGGGTGTTCATCTGGGGGCTATCGCGAAGATACTGGAGGACACCCAACCAATGACGTTGACACAGGAGTCGCTTCCACATACTCTGACTACCGGTCCTTTTGCCGGACTCGAGATCAATAATGTCAGCCCCAAGGCGAACGCCCTTGATATTGTGCAGGACTTGGTCGAGACCTATGTCATCAGCCACCCGCACCTGGACCACATTGCTGGTTTGGTCGTCAACACTGCTGGCATGCGCCGACCCAAGAGGCTAGCCGGTCTTCCAGTGACGATAGAGGGGTTCAAGAAACACATTTTCAACAATATCATCTGGCCAAATTTGAGCGACGAGAACAACGGCCACGGGCTGATTACTTACATGAggctggtggagggtggCTCTCCAGCtctcggggagggggacacCAGAGGCTATCTCGAGATAGGGGATGGCCTAGCCATCAAAGTCTTCAGCGTCAGCCACGGCCACTGTGTAGAGAAACACAGCCACCGAGGCAGCACAACCAGCATGCGACACGGCAGCTTCGACGGCTCTTCCCTCGGCCCGGCGTCGTTCGATCTCAGAGGTAGCATGTCCGGCCGCCGCTCCCCCAGCAGGTCAATAGCCCTAGGCCTCAACCACCCCGGCACGagcatctccctccccccattcatccagctccaacaacaagaacgCGCCCAATCAGTCGCCCCCGGCCGAACCTCTTCCCTGTCTGACCGACTCCCCCTCGAGGAATCCTACTGCGTCTACGACAGCTCGGCCTACTTCTTCCAGCACGTCCCCACCGGAAGGGAAATCCTCATGTTTGGCGACGTCGAGCCCGACAGCGAAAGTCTCACGCCCCGCAACCTATTCGTCTGGCAGATTGCCGCGCCCAAGATCGCGGCGGGGAAATTAACAGCCATTTTTATCGAGTGCAGTTATGACAACTCTGTCACCCGGGACAGGTTATACGGCCACCTGGCACCGAGATATCTCGCCGAAGAAATGACGGCGCTGGCAAAGGAGGTTTTGGCAGCGAAAAACGCGCCccctgcaccaccaccaccgcagacATACCCTTCTTCTCGAAGACCAAGCCATGCTTCCGTCATGCCTAAATCCCGAAGGGCAAGCCACGCGGAGAATGTGCTCTATCCTCAGAGCAGAAGAGGTAGCATAACCAGTGCCCCGGCCGCCGACAACAAAAAACGGAAGAGGGAAGCCGGTGGTGTTTCGGGATTGGAAGATGGGGCGAGCATACAGCTgtccaaaagaaaaagtacaCCCCAGCCGCAGGTCAAAACGGAGGGGACGGGGGCGGGGAATACAAAGCAGCCGGAAAAGGAGGACCATCCCATATCACCGAGGACGGTGCAGCCTAATCGTCGGGCTGTAGATGGCACCGTTCCACAAGATTACTTTTTGCAGGGTGGGAATAATCAGGGGGGTGGAAACCAACCACCTACACCGCACCTGGCGACCCCAACGGGGGAGTTGAGCTTGTCGGACGTCGAACCTGCTGGTGTCCGACCCCCCCAGGAGGATGTCAACATGCAGGAGGGCCCGGCGACGCCGCTGAGCAACGACCCCCATGCTACACTGGCCGAGTCGGTagaaggagatggcgacGACGAGAACCAAGAcaaggagatgatggaagaggagaatGAGCTGAGAGggctgttgagggggttgaaggtggtGATTATACATGTCAAGGACAAGTTAGGGGAGGACGGggtggaggcgagggaggttaTACAAGAGGAactgagggaggtggagagggggttggggttggggtgtgAGTTTGTTGTCTGTAGGCAGGGGGATAGTTTGTTTTTATAG
- a CDS encoding uncharacterized protein (EggNog:ENOG503P9CP) → MVFRGEDCVSLGWCFWHKACYGCLFCGCKNVVRGTPLKEWFEDDGTGEEDKAKEVDTVPMCINCLVDVQDQQGAEGEQVNEAEVVQKALRKVERAEGDNGLARGRWEGLRKGYNEKKIHLHRRVNEEGARSDFDEGGDQGNDQTTIYVSLSDPLGETSFRPSPTKGIPSFLQPSPASPVQSSHQVPVPTQQESRIRRHNVRSYSSRVSNNSHASTVRLEDRHFSTSDSNKTQYPHSEMLEVPSLQNTPPTSSPRRFIHRDAPFVSNKTLPSSPIQREAAHKDSLSHNSTTFSSYETPPEYPSSPVSSSGRQSQSLGADDPFTKIDSRMNRATSYNLFPTASHTGGTSTRQYSSYHSLRSNPSARVEPPVMSIHIHRTNPRMSTEYLQSQRQAHQSRSSPQLQPPPALSITPITTPPAPVVLIGNNTTPTNNPKQGFLRRTVSGRKRQKFPRGEDEEARMARISTGQNGSLATAPAVKVEPSDGRVQTPEMVATTATTVTTTRGHQEIGQTIPIGALGGRDEKKGGSGGSGGSGSGNGGSSSKRRSVQADLLRRFFGR, encoded by the coding sequence ATGGTCTTCCGCGGGGAGGACTGTGTCAGCTTGGGGTGGTGCTTCTGGCACAAGGCATGCTACGGGTGTTTATTCTGCGGGTGCAAAAATGTGGTCAGGGGAACACCGCTCAAGGAATGGTTTGAGGACGATGGAACTGGAGAGGAGGAcaaggcgaaggaggtggacACGGTACCGATGTGTATCAACTGTTTGGTTGATGTGCAAGATCAGCAGGGTGCAGAGGGAGAACAAGTGAACGAGGCCGAGGTGGTACAGAAGGCGCTGAgaaaggtggagagggccgaGGGGGATAATGGGCTGGCGAGGGGcaggtgggaggggttgagaaAAGGGTATAATGAGAAGAAGATTCATTTGCATAGGCGGGTCAACGAGGAGGGGGCAAGGTCGGATTttgatgagggaggtgatcaGGGGAATGACCAGACGACTATTTACGTGTCGCTGTCTGACCCGCTGGGAGAGACATCGTTTCGACCGAGTCCGACAAAAGGGATTCCGTCTTTCTTACAGCCTTCGCCCGCCTCGCCGGTTCAGTCTTCTCATCAAGTTCCTGTCCCAACGCAGCAAGAGTCCCGGATCAGGCGCCACAATGTCCGTTCGTACTCTTCGAGGGTCAGCAACAACTCCCACGCATCCACCGTCCGTCTCGAAGATCGGCATTTCTCTACTTCGGATAGCAACAAGACGCAGTACCCTCACAGCGAGATGTTAGAGGTGCCTTCACTCCAAAACACACCACCCACAAGCAGCCCACGACGATTTATCCACCGCGATGCACCATTCGTCTCTAACAAgactctcccctcctcgcccatcCAAAGAGAAGCAGCCCACAAAGACAGCCTGTCACACAACTCAACCACGTTCTCCTCATACGAAACCCCCCCAGAGTACCCTTCTTCCCCCGTCTCATCATCAGGCCGACAAAGCCAAAGTTTAGGAGCTGACGACCCCTTCACTAAGATCGACTCGAGGATGAACCGAGCCACCTCCTACAACCTATTCCCTACAGCATCACACACAGGCGGGACATCGACAAGACAGTACTCCTCCTACCATTCCCTCCGTTCAAACCCATCCGCAAGAGTAGAACCCCCCGTGATGTCGATCCACATCCACCGAACCAACCCAAGGATGTCAACCGAGTATCTCCAGTCCCAGCGGCAAGCTCACCAGTCGAGGTCATCACCACAGTtgcagccaccaccagcgcTGTCGATCACGccaatcaccaccccaccgGCACCTGTTGTTCTTATTGGGAATAACACAACACCCACTAACAACCCCAAACAGGGTTTCCTCCGGCGGACAGTCTCTGGAAGAAAACGACAAAAGTTTCCTcgaggagaggatgaagaggcaCGCATGGCAAGAATTAGCACAGGGCAGAATGGTAGCCTGGCTACCGCGCCAGCAGTGAAAGTAGAGCCCAGCGATGGACGGGTTCAAACCCCGGAGATGgtggccaccaccgccaccaccgtcaccaccacaagagGTCACCAAGAAATAGGGCAGACGATCCCTATCGGTGCCCTTGGGGGAAGAGAtgagaaaaaggggggaagcGGCGGTAGTGGTGGTAGTGGCAGCGGGAATGGGGGGAGCAGTAGCAAGAGGAGAAGTGTACAAGCCGACCTTTTGAGGAGGTTTTTTGGACGATGA